Proteins encoded in a region of the Globicephala melas chromosome 1, mGloMel1.2, whole genome shotgun sequence genome:
- the LOC115862594 gene encoding large ribosomal subunit protein uL5-like, which produces MAQDQGEKENPMRELRIRKLCLNICVGESGDRLTRAAKVLEQLTGQTPVFSKARYTVRSFGIRRNEKIAVHCAVRGAKAEEILEKGPKVREYELRKNNFSDTGNFGLGIQEHIDLGIKYDPSVGIYGLDFCVVLGRPGFSIVDKKHRTGCIGAKHRISKEEAMRWFQQKYDGIILPGK; this is translated from the coding sequence ATGGCGCAGGATCAAGGGGAGAAGGAGAACCCCATGCGGGAACTTCGCATCCGCAAGCTCTGCCTCAACATCTGCGTGGGGGAGAGTGGAGACAGGCTGACCCGGGCAGCCAAGGTGCTGGAGCAGCTCACAGGCCAGACCCCTGTGTTCTCCAAAGCTAGATACACCGTCAGATCCTTTGGcatcagaagaaatgaaaaaattgccGTCCATTGCGCAGTCCGTGGGGCCAAGGCAGAAGAAATCCTGGAGAAAGGTCCGAAGGTGCGAGAGTATGagttaagaaaaaataacttctCAGACACTGGGAACTTTGGATTGGGGATCCAAGAACACATCGATCTGGGGATCAAATATGACCCAAGCGTTGGTATCTACGGCCTGGACTTCTGTGTGGTGCTGGGTAGGCCAGGTTTCAGCATCGTAGACAAGAAGCACAGGACAGGCTGCATTGGGGCCAAACACAGAATCAGCAAAGAGGAGGCCATGCGCTGGTTCCAGCAGAAGTATGATGGGATCATCCTTCCTGGCAAATAA